From Jeotgalibaca dankookensis, one genomic window encodes:
- a CDS encoding YccF domain-containing protein, translating into MFASDELSIKTDEKHTKSGKIRGNKERMSHMNLFANIIWFVLGGFISWASWMVTGILWSITIVGIPVGVQCFKFAKMAAAPFGKEIQFSSSGASLLINILWMIFGGLVMAAEEALLGVIFCLTIVGIPFGLQHFKHAKLALLPFGSKIYRI; encoded by the coding sequence TTGTTTGCTAGTGATGAACTCAGTATTAAGACGGATGAAAAGCACACAAAATCAGGTAAAATAAGAGGGAATAAAGAAAGGATGAGTCACATGAATTTGTTTGCGAACATAATTTGGTTTGTTTTAGGAGGATTCATCAGTTGGGCCTCTTGGATGGTGACTGGTATATTGTGGTCCATCACAATTGTGGGAATTCCGGTCGGTGTACAGTGCTTTAAATTTGCCAAGATGGCAGCAGCACCATTTGGGAAAGAAATTCAGTTTAGTTCAAGCGGAGCATCGCTATTGATTAATATTCTCTGGATGATTTTTGGCGGGCTTGTCATGGCGGCTGAAGAAGCTCTTTTGGGCGTTATCTTTTGCTTAACAATTGTAGGGATTCCTTTTGGCCTGCAACATTTTAAACATGCTAAATTAGCCTTACTGCCTTTTGGATCTAAAATTTATCGTATTTAA
- a CDS encoding SGNH/GDSL hydrolase family protein, translating to MHLKKEDLILFIGDSVTDAKRERSDLNDLGKGYPKMVAEILTQRYPELNLQFLNKGINGNKIIDLERRWQEDCLDFHPDVVSILIGINDTWHNIGKVAFGNKRHLRRFERKYRKILMQVKEKTNAQIVMMEPFVLSEPVDRLEWRVDLDPRIQVVRKLAAEFATDFIPLDGLLNAEGMKRSYSYLTGNDGVHPTQAGHKLIAKEWINRVEN from the coding sequence ATGCACTTAAAAAAAGAGGATTTGATTTTATTTATCGGAGATAGTGTGACTGATGCAAAAAGAGAGCGATCGGATTTAAATGATTTAGGTAAGGGTTACCCGAAAATGGTTGCGGAAATACTTACCCAGCGCTATCCCGAATTAAACTTACAATTTCTGAACAAAGGGATTAACGGCAATAAAATAATTGATCTGGAAAGAAGATGGCAAGAAGATTGTTTAGATTTTCATCCCGATGTCGTGTCGATTCTCATTGGGATTAATGATACCTGGCATAATATTGGGAAAGTCGCTTTCGGAAATAAACGTCATTTGCGACGTTTTGAAAGAAAGTATCGAAAAATATTAATGCAGGTCAAAGAAAAGACGAATGCACAAATTGTAATGATGGAGCCTTTCGTTTTAAGTGAGCCCGTTGATCGCTTAGAGTGGCGGGTTGATTTAGATCCACGGATTCAAGTAGTGAGAAAGTTAGCAGCTGAATTTGCGACCGATTTTATTCCATTAGATGGTCTGTTAAATGCTGAAGGAATGAAAAGGAGCTATTCTTATTTAACCGGAAATGATGGCGTTCACCCAACCCAAGCAGGGCACAAACTGATTGCTAAAGAATGGATTAATCGTGTTGAAAATTAA
- a CDS encoding aldo/keto reductase family protein: MKYRQLGKSGLRVSELALGSWLTYGKSVEDQTAKKCIETAYEAGINFFDTANVYEQGQAEIVLGKTLKNYNRDTLVVASKVYFPMGDGPNDLGLSRKHIFEQCDASLKRLGMDYLDLYQCHRYDENVPIEETLWALDDLQRQGKILYAGVSEWPADKIQEAHRIAKERNFRPLVSNQPAYNMIERQIEKEVVPVSMANGMGQVVFSPLAQGILTGKYKPGQAVPEDSRAANANINNFLQVYLNNKPLLETIQNLATFAQDLDMNLTQLALAWILHQPGISSAIIGASKPEQIENNVKAVEFELSDEIIVGINDLLHPISNFGPRKK, from the coding sequence ATGAAATACCGTCAGTTAGGTAAAAGTGGTCTACGCGTTAGCGAGTTGGCTCTAGGCAGTTGGCTAACCTATGGGAAATCAGTCGAAGATCAAACAGCAAAAAAATGTATTGAAACTGCTTATGAAGCAGGGATTAATTTTTTTGATACAGCCAATGTCTATGAACAAGGTCAAGCCGAAATTGTCTTAGGAAAAACCCTCAAAAATTATAATCGCGATACCTTAGTCGTAGCCAGTAAAGTTTATTTCCCAATGGGAGATGGGCCAAACGACCTTGGCTTATCGCGTAAACATATTTTTGAGCAATGTGATGCGAGTTTAAAACGACTAGGTATGGATTATTTAGATTTATATCAATGCCACCGCTATGATGAAAACGTACCAATCGAAGAAACATTATGGGCACTTGATGATTTACAACGGCAAGGAAAAATTCTTTATGCTGGTGTTAGTGAATGGCCTGCGGATAAAATTCAAGAGGCACACCGCATTGCGAAGGAAAGAAATTTCCGACCGCTCGTTTCAAATCAACCTGCATATAACATGATTGAGCGTCAAATTGAGAAAGAGGTTGTTCCGGTTTCAATGGCAAACGGTATGGGACAAGTTGTCTTCTCACCGCTAGCTCAAGGCATATTAACGGGTAAATATAAACCTGGCCAAGCTGTTCCTGAAGATAGTCGGGCAGCCAATGCTAATATCAATAATTTCTTACAAGTGTATTTAAATAATAAGCCCTTGTTAGAAACAATTCAAAACTTAGCAACCTTTGCGCAGGACTTAGATATGAATTTAACGCAACTCGCTCTAGCTTGGATTTTACATCAACCTGGTATCAGTTCCGCCATTATTGGCGCAAGTAAGCCAGAACAAATAGAAAATAACGTTAAAGCAGTAGAGTTTGAATTATCTGATGAGATTATTGTGGGTATAAATGACTTACTCCATCCTATTAGCAATTTTGGTCCACGTAAAAAGTAA
- a CDS encoding DegV family protein, producing the protein MKNNKVAILVDSCNDIPEELTEKYGFYTMPLVINYSNRSYKDRIDISPQEVYDSFKQEIPKTSLPLPSDIMSLLDQIKADGYDQVLASIISSGLSGTFQSMNLIAQSRDDMQIEVVDTLNIGIGSGFVAIYAAELLEQGLDFETVVSKTRAAVPDSNVFFGLETLEYLIKGGRIGKVSGILGSALKIKPIISCDSEGIYDTIAKVRGRKKNIAKMIEIARDTIANHKNYYLALCHGDALEEMLEMKEEVNDLIKNAKIYSEGQISPVLGVHTGPGLLGIGVMVLDD; encoded by the coding sequence ATGAAAAATAATAAAGTTGCAATATTAGTAGATTCTTGTAATGATATTCCAGAAGAATTAACTGAAAAATATGGCTTTTATACAATGCCTTTAGTTATTAATTACTCTAATCGTTCTTATAAAGACCGAATTGATATTAGCCCACAAGAGGTTTATGATTCCTTTAAACAAGAAATACCTAAAACCAGTTTACCACTTCCCAGTGATATTATGAGTTTACTTGATCAAATTAAAGCAGACGGATACGACCAAGTGCTTGCTAGCATTATTTCAAGTGGGTTAAGTGGTACATTCCAATCGATGAACTTGATTGCCCAAAGTCGTGATGATATGCAGATAGAAGTGGTTGACACGCTGAATATCGGGATTGGATCTGGCTTTGTAGCGATTTATGCGGCTGAATTGCTGGAACAAGGATTAGATTTTGAAACAGTTGTTTCGAAAACGCGTGCTGCAGTTCCTGATTCGAATGTCTTCTTCGGGTTAGAAACGCTTGAATACCTCATTAAAGGCGGTCGGATTGGAAAAGTATCTGGTATTCTAGGTAGTGCTCTGAAAATCAAACCGATTATTTCGTGTGATTCAGAAGGAATTTACGATACCATTGCCAAAGTACGTGGCAGAAAGAAAAATATCGCAAAAATGATTGAAATAGCACGTGATACCATTGCAAACCATAAAAATTACTACTTAGCCCTTTGTCATGGTGATGCTCTAGAAGAGATGCTTGAAATGAAAGAAGAAGTTAACGATTTAATTAAAAATGCCAAAATTTATTCGGAAGGTCAAATATCACCCGTTCTAGGGGTTCATACGGGTCCAGGACTACTTGGTATTGGCGTAATGGTTTTAGATGATTAA
- a CDS encoding DUF1836 domain-containing protein — MQEQSLLNYRKELLHFKIARWQELPNFDLYSDQVLKIVGSQLSFVHLPDGEFIITSTMINNYVKLGFLERPHKKKYERAHIAKLIVISLLKQILPLGDIQKGMALQIALHGEEEAYNIFCEELENAFKLIASVGIKENSSLLISDIRQDRLALKMVTLSVVSKLLTQKIISLDGLQAFDRQGENNNEK; from the coding sequence TTGCAAGAACAGAGTCTACTCAATTACCGTAAAGAACTCTTGCACTTTAAAATTGCACGTTGGCAAGAATTACCTAATTTTGATTTATATAGCGATCAAGTTTTAAAAATTGTTGGATCACAGCTCTCATTTGTACATTTGCCTGACGGTGAGTTTATTATCACATCTACTATGATTAATAATTATGTCAAACTTGGTTTTTTAGAACGACCGCATAAAAAAAAGTATGAACGGGCTCACATTGCTAAATTAATTGTTATTTCTCTGTTAAAACAAATCCTCCCTTTAGGAGATATTCAAAAAGGGATGGCTTTACAAATTGCTTTGCACGGAGAAGAAGAAGCTTATAACATCTTTTGTGAAGAGCTAGAAAATGCTTTCAAGTTAATCGCGAGTGTCGGTATCAAAGAGAATTCTTCTCTTTTAATTAGTGATATTCGCCAAGATCGCCTGGCTTTAAAAATGGTAACTTTATCGGTTGTTTCAAAATTACTTACTCAAAAAATAATTTCACTCGATGGTCTTCAAGCTTTCGATAGACAAGGAGAAAACAATAATGAAAAATAA
- a CDS encoding DUF503 domain-containing protein has product MAFINVEVTFRIFDSYSLKDKRRTVQSIIQRMKRRHSISLAEIGQQDMLNLGQIGIALVNESPVIANKILERVLNDIEEEYEIEIVEVNLV; this is encoded by the coding sequence ATGGCCTTTATCAATGTTGAGGTTACCTTTAGAATTTTTGATTCTTATTCATTAAAAGATAAACGCAGAACCGTACAGTCGATTATACAGCGGATGAAAAGACGGCATTCGATTAGTTTGGCTGAAATAGGCCAGCAAGACATGCTGAATTTAGGCCAAATTGGTATTGCCTTGGTTAATGAATCACCTGTCATCGCCAACAAAATATTGGAACGAGTTTTAAATGACATTGAAGAAGAATACGAAATAGAGATTGTCGAAGTCAACCTGGTCTAA
- a CDS encoding universal stress protein translates to MNVNYKNILVPIDGSAQADYSFKQAVEIAKRNNAKLHLLYVIDTRNVSMSTEYQPVSLDMVEKVDKVFIDKMLEYAREQGIDAEKTVTNGNPSTLIAEAFPKEYGIDLIVIGATGKGAITRALVGSVSNYVVKNAKCDVLIVREK, encoded by the coding sequence ATGAATGTAAATTACAAAAATATATTAGTACCTATTGATGGATCTGCACAAGCTGATTACTCTTTCAAACAAGCCGTTGAGATTGCCAAACGAAACAATGCAAAGCTTCATTTACTCTATGTGATTGATACACGAAATGTGAGTATGTCGACAGAATATCAACCCGTTTCTCTTGATATGGTAGAAAAAGTTGATAAAGTCTTTATTGATAAGATGCTTGAATATGCACGGGAGCAAGGGATTGACGCTGAGAAAACCGTCACCAATGGAAACCCTTCTACGCTTATTGCTGAAGCATTTCCCAAAGAGTACGGAATTGATTTAATTGTAATTGGTGCCACCGGTAAAGGGGCGATTACGCGTGCACTTGTCGGCTCCGTATCCAATTATGTCGTTAAGAATGCTAAATGTGATGTTTTAATTGTTCGTGAAAAGTAA
- the proS gene encoding proline--tRNA ligase, with translation MSNLQKEDFSAWYIQTIKQADLMDYSPVRGCIIFKPDSYEIWEHIQEAFNLRFKEEGIRNAYFPMLIPESFFTKEKDHIEGFSPELPWVTEAAGEPLEERLALRPTSETMIGTAFSDWINSYRDLPYEINQWANVFRWEKKTLPFLRTSEFLWQEGHTAHEDEASARERTMRMLEIYKETIEGLLAIPVYSGQKTPSERFAGAVDTYSVEAMMKDGKAVQAGTSHYMGTKFAEAFDIKYLNRDNEHVLAHTTSWGVSTRLIGATIMVHGDEQGLVLPPAIAAKQVVLVPVGPWKKKTEILERLEVLSKDLKAAGVRVLIDDSDNSPGYKFNEWELRGVPLRVEFGPRDLTNNQVMIKMRDIEGKEAVSLDGIVESIQTALADMQTRLLETARKNRQQHEYTHIETLDELKEHIENKRQEGETPGFVLVGWDGTDETEEIIKEETGFTTRNIPFDPIVEKKTCIVSGKLAKHTVWLARAY, from the coding sequence ATGAGTAACCTACAAAAAGAAGATTTTTCAGCTTGGTATATTCAAACGATCAAACAGGCAGATTTAATGGATTATTCACCTGTTCGGGGCTGTATTATTTTTAAACCAGATAGTTATGAAATTTGGGAACACATTCAAGAAGCTTTTAACCTTCGTTTTAAAGAAGAAGGGATTCGCAATGCTTATTTCCCTATGCTTATTCCGGAATCATTTTTTACAAAGGAAAAAGACCATATTGAAGGGTTTTCTCCAGAACTACCTTGGGTAACAGAAGCAGCAGGAGAGCCATTAGAAGAACGTCTTGCTTTGCGTCCGACATCTGAAACAATGATTGGAACCGCCTTTAGTGATTGGATTAATTCGTATCGTGATTTACCGTACGAAATAAACCAATGGGCGAATGTCTTCCGTTGGGAGAAAAAAACCCTGCCTTTCCTAAGAACATCTGAGTTTCTCTGGCAAGAAGGGCATACCGCTCATGAAGATGAGGCTTCTGCACGTGAACGGACGATGCGTATGCTAGAAATATATAAAGAAACAATCGAAGGTTTGTTAGCAATCCCTGTGTATTCAGGTCAAAAAACACCATCAGAACGTTTTGCAGGTGCAGTCGATACCTATTCGGTTGAAGCGATGATGAAAGATGGTAAGGCAGTACAAGCAGGAACGTCTCATTATATGGGAACAAAATTCGCCGAAGCATTTGATATTAAGTATTTGAATCGTGACAACGAGCACGTTTTAGCACATACCACTTCTTGGGGTGTCTCCACACGATTAATTGGAGCAACGATTATGGTTCACGGTGATGAACAAGGCTTGGTCTTACCGCCAGCTATTGCAGCAAAACAAGTTGTTTTGGTTCCAGTTGGACCATGGAAGAAAAAAACGGAAATTCTTGAACGTTTAGAAGTACTATCAAAAGACCTCAAAGCAGCAGGTGTTCGTGTCTTAATTGATGATAGTGACAACTCTCCTGGTTATAAATTTAACGAGTGGGAATTGCGCGGAGTTCCTTTGCGTGTAGAATTTGGCCCACGCGATTTAACTAATAATCAAGTGATGATAAAAATGCGAGATATAGAAGGAAAAGAAGCCGTTAGCCTAGATGGAATTGTGGAATCGATTCAAACAGCTTTAGCGGATATGCAAACGCGTCTTTTAGAAACGGCACGTAAAAATCGTCAACAACATGAATATACCCATATTGAGACCTTAGACGAATTAAAAGAGCATATTGAAAACAAACGCCAAGAAGGTGAAACACCTGGTTTTGTTTTAGTTGGCTGGGATGGAACAGATGAAACAGAAGAAATTATTAAAGAAGAAACCGGCTTTACAACCCGAAACATTCCTTTTGATCCAATAGTGGAGAAGAAAACGTGTATCGTATCAGGAAAACTTGCTAAGCATACTGTTTGGTTAGCTCGTGCTTATTAA
- a CDS encoding DUF896 domain-containing protein produces the protein MDNLLKRINELAKKSKTEAGLTSEEKTEQQELRQAYLKNFRGTFEDVLLNSTVYDPEGTDVTPQKLKDAQSKLIAEKFKKDNK, from the coding sequence ATGGACAATCTATTGAAACGTATCAATGAACTCGCCAAAAAATCAAAAACAGAAGCTGGTCTTACTAGCGAAGAAAAAACAGAACAACAAGAACTAAGACAAGCTTACCTTAAAAACTTTCGAGGTACTTTCGAGGACGTTTTATTGAATTCAACCGTTTATGACCCTGAAGGAACGGATGTTACCCCTCAAAAACTCAAAGACGCACAAAGTAAGTTAATAGCTGAGAAATTTAAGAAAGATAATAAATAA
- a CDS encoding UDP-glucose--hexose-1-phosphate uridylyltransferase — protein sequence MNIDQVIHDFVAKGMALFRIHSLDYYYAINRLLVILNKEFFETDLMPTVPLPSLLESMNQMVEYAVSKGIIQESAQARDQLTSEIMDVLTPTPSAVNKTFWENYREAPMKATDEFYELCQVNDYIKTRDIAKNEVFTATSDYGDLTITINLSKPEKTKADILQAQKEVGDYPKCQLCAENEGYQGRMGIAGRSNHRFIRVPLEGKNWGFQYSPYSYYNEHCIVFTEEHIPMDVSHQTITNLLELVTVLPHYFMGSNAGLPIVGGSMLGHEHYQGGRHKFPMENARIMESWIWKNLPTVEAERLYWPLSVVRLRSTSKLDLIQAGSQLMDAWENYSNEALDILANTNGDTHNAVTLIARRKGSEYEMDVVLRNNRTTPAFPDGIFHPHSDVQHIKKENIGLIEVLGLAILPPRLKTELADVAAYLLNEKTQVASYHQAWADDLKQANTVTGQNVEQVIQKSVGDKFQRVLEDAGVFKQTEQGQHAFSTFVSRFK from the coding sequence TTGAATATTGATCAAGTAATTCATGATTTTGTCGCAAAAGGAATGGCGCTATTTCGCATTCACAGTTTAGACTATTATTATGCGATAAATCGTTTATTAGTAATTTTAAATAAAGAGTTTTTTGAAACTGATTTAATGCCGACTGTCCCATTACCAAGTCTCTTAGAGTCGATGAATCAGATGGTTGAATATGCCGTTTCTAAAGGGATTATTCAAGAGAGTGCACAAGCACGGGATCAACTGACATCAGAGATTATGGATGTTTTAACACCGACTCCTTCTGCTGTTAATAAGACTTTTTGGGAAAATTATCGCGAAGCACCCATGAAAGCAACCGATGAGTTTTACGAATTATGCCAAGTTAATGACTACATTAAAACGCGCGATATTGCTAAGAATGAAGTGTTCACAGCAACATCCGACTATGGTGATTTAACGATTACCATTAATTTATCGAAACCCGAAAAGACTAAAGCTGATATTCTCCAGGCACAAAAAGAGGTTGGCGATTATCCAAAATGTCAGCTATGTGCTGAAAACGAGGGCTACCAAGGACGTATGGGTATTGCCGGTAGAAGCAATCATCGGTTTATACGAGTTCCTCTAGAAGGAAAGAACTGGGGATTTCAATATTCACCTTATTCTTATTACAATGAACATTGTATCGTTTTTACTGAAGAACATATTCCCATGGATGTGTCCCACCAAACCATTACTAATCTTTTAGAACTTGTGACCGTTCTACCGCATTATTTTATGGGTTCAAATGCAGGACTTCCAATTGTCGGGGGTTCGATGCTAGGCCATGAACACTACCAAGGCGGGCGTCATAAATTTCCAATGGAAAATGCTCGGATTATGGAATCGTGGATTTGGAAAAACTTGCCAACTGTAGAAGCAGAACGCTTGTACTGGCCTTTATCGGTTGTTCGCTTGCGTTCCACATCAAAATTAGATTTAATTCAAGCAGGGTCGCAACTAATGGATGCTTGGGAAAACTATTCAAATGAAGCTCTAGATATTTTAGCAAATACGAATGGAGACACTCATAACGCGGTTACCTTAATTGCTCGTCGGAAAGGTTCCGAATACGAAATGGATGTTGTGCTAAGAAACAACCGCACAACGCCTGCTTTTCCTGACGGAATTTTTCATCCGCATAGTGATGTTCAACATATCAAAAAAGAAAATATTGGCTTAATTGAAGTCTTAGGGCTAGCAATCTTGCCACCTCGTCTAAAAACAGAATTAGCAGATGTAGCCGCTTATCTATTAAACGAAAAAACGCAAGTGGCAAGCTATCACCAAGCGTGGGCAGATGATTTAAAACAAGCGAATACAGTCACAGGTCAGAATGTGGAGCAGGTTATCCAAAAATCAGTTGGAGATAAATTTCAGCGCGTGCTCGAAGACGCGGGTGTATTTAAACAAACTGAACAAGGTCAGCACGCATTTTCTACTTTTGTGAGTCGTTTTAAATAA
- a CDS encoding CsbD family protein has translation MGLDDKIKNKKDQVVGKVKEEYGDATDNKSKELEGKAQKIKGKVSEKLDKDEDDFHKKVEN, from the coding sequence ATGGGATTAGATGACAAAATTAAAAACAAGAAAGATCAAGTAGTCGGTAAAGTTAAAGAAGAGTACGGTGATGCTACTGACAATAAATCCAAAGAATTAGAAGGAAAAGCTCAAAAAATAAAAGGAAAAGTGTCTGAAAAACTTGATAAAGATGAAGATGATTTCCACAAAAAAGTAGAAAACTAA
- the tsaB gene encoding tRNA (adenosine(37)-N6)-threonylcarbamoyltransferase complex dimerization subunit type 1 TsaB has protein sequence MKILAIESSNQTMSVATLDEGLLVAEYTTNGNLQHSTQLMPAIEHILNGSNWQPSNLDRIVVTKGPGSYTGIRIGVTIAKTMAWSLNKPLIAVSSLKLIASNASYFQGLIVPLIDARRKNVYAGVYRVEDTVLTEVMPDQHLPSERLFQLLKEEKQPLLFIGQDVLTFKEDITNALGEQAIIANQKDWLPRASNLVTLALTEEVVDAHLFTPEYLKKPEAEENWQKANASKQKGEYVERID, from the coding sequence TTGAAAATATTAGCCATAGAATCATCAAATCAAACTATGAGCGTGGCAACCCTTGACGAGGGCCTTCTAGTCGCGGAATACACTACAAATGGAAACCTTCAACACAGTACCCAGTTGATGCCCGCAATTGAGCATATTCTTAATGGTTCAAACTGGCAACCTTCTAATCTGGATCGAATTGTCGTAACAAAAGGGCCCGGCTCTTACACAGGTATTCGAATAGGTGTTACAATTGCTAAAACTATGGCTTGGTCCCTCAATAAGCCTTTAATTGCAGTATCCAGTTTAAAATTAATCGCTTCAAATGCGAGTTACTTTCAAGGTCTTATTGTACCGCTGATTGATGCGCGTCGGAAAAATGTTTATGCAGGGGTTTACCGTGTAGAAGACACTGTTTTAACAGAAGTCATGCCGGATCAACACCTGCCAAGTGAACGCCTTTTTCAGTTATTAAAAGAAGAAAAACAACCTCTTTTATTTATTGGGCAAGATGTTTTAACGTTTAAAGAAGACATTACTAACGCATTAGGAGAGCAAGCTATAATAGCCAATCAAAAAGATTGGTTACCACGTGCAAGCAACTTAGTAACCCTCGCATTGACAGAAGAAGTGGTTGATGCGCATCTCTTTACACCGGAATATTTAAAAAAACCAGAAGCAGAAGAAAATTGGCAAAAAGCAAACGCAAGTAAACAAAAGGGTGAGTATGTTGAAAGAATTGATTAA
- the rimI gene encoding ribosomal protein S18-alanine N-acetyltransferase has product MLKELINHFQAMIDSFQNDGLNLNSKQSFSKRTNYLNDVYQLPNGQEVRMEIGQKRHISEVLEIERQSYNGKTPWGYLALENDIVRSQQTLYFVIYHEDEPIAFLGTRFEITNIHITNIAVIPAWQKQGIGSLLLALLKTVANEEAVSSISLEVRVSNKPAQHLYKKLGFQVLRIKKNYYHGDGEDAIDMKMELSS; this is encoded by the coding sequence ATGTTGAAAGAATTGATTAATCATTTCCAAGCAATGATTGATTCGTTTCAAAACGATGGTTTAAATCTTAATAGTAAACAATCTTTTTCGAAACGCACCAATTATCTCAATGATGTTTATCAACTTCCGAACGGGCAAGAGGTACGGATGGAAATTGGGCAAAAACGACACATCTCAGAAGTATTAGAAATTGAACGTCAAAGCTATAATGGGAAGACACCTTGGGGTTACCTAGCTCTAGAAAATGACATTGTTCGCAGTCAACAGACACTTTACTTTGTTATTTATCATGAAGATGAACCGATTGCATTTTTAGGAACGCGGTTTGAAATAACCAACATTCATATAACCAATATTGCCGTGATTCCAGCTTGGCAGAAGCAGGGCATAGGAAGTTTATTATTGGCTCTTTTAAAAACAGTAGCGAATGAAGAAGCAGTTTCTAGCATTAGCTTAGAAGTACGCGTTTCAAACAAACCGGCTCAACACCTATATAAAAAGCTAGGATTTCAAGTTCTTCGTATTAAAAAGAACTACTACCATGGTGATGGTGAAGATGCAATTGATATGAAAATGGAGTTGTCGTCTTAA
- the rimI gene encoding ribosomal protein S18-alanine N-acetyltransferase — MGTEVEIRPLILKDAEAIYAITVQANPGQSTWKLATFQAELMNDYNYYLGYLCDGEIVAYIGGMLIFDEASVNNFAVTPILMRKGIGVALLQAFIRDCYEKGVRNFLLEVRPSNQRAIHLYKKYGFKKIDVRKNYYQEPMEDAYIFQLNK; from the coding sequence ATGGGAACAGAAGTTGAAATAAGACCCTTAATCCTGAAAGATGCGGAAGCCATCTATGCGATTACTGTTCAAGCGAATCCCGGACAGTCAACCTGGAAACTAGCAACCTTCCAAGCTGAATTAATGAATGACTATAATTATTACTTAGGCTATTTATGTGATGGTGAAATAGTCGCTTATATTGGTGGAATGCTTATTTTTGATGAGGCATCTGTTAATAATTTTGCAGTAACACCAATCTTGATGAGAAAAGGTATTGGTGTCGCTCTATTACAAGCTTTTATAAGGGATTGCTATGAAAAAGGAGTCCGTAACTTCTTATTAGAGGTTCGCCCTTCTAACCAAAGAGCGATTCATTTGTATAAAAAATATGGATTTAAAAAGATCGATGTACGTAAAAATTATTATCAAGAACCAATGGAGGATGCTTATATCTTCCAATTAAATAAATGA